CTGCGCCAGCTTGCCGTTGGCGACAACACTCGCAAGGTGATCGCGCACCTTGCCGACGATGTTGATGGCGAGAAACAGTTTTTCGCGCGCCGCGACGTCGTCGATCGCGGTGCCGCGCCAAGCGGAGATATAGTTTGCCTCGAGGGTCGTAAAGGCTTCGGCCAATAGTTCGCTGTCCAGCAACTCCTGCGCGCGAACGCCGCGTGTCGCCGTCCCATTGAGGCTTGCCTCGTCAGTCATCATATCGCTCCGTCTGTTGTCCTGCTGCGCCTTGGTAGCTTTGATTTCGTCATGTTCCGTTATCGGCGTCGCGGTCAAGCGACGTCGTGGGCACGATGGATAGTCCGGCGATGCCCGCGAGTGGATGAAGATCAACGTTTTCGCGCCACTTCGAATACCGCAATCGGGTTGCGAAGCTGATCTGCGGCTCGGATGGCAATGGCCTTTCGATCGTCGTGCCGCCAGCGTGGCGCAACTCCCGATCATCGCGCCATCGCCGGCGCGCCAACATCAGGTTGAGGGATTCCCGTTGGCGGCTATTGTGGCGGGCTTTGCGGTTGAGTCTGCACCGGTTGAAGCGGCGTCGGCGGATCGTGCCGCGCAGCAGCACGAAATCGATTCACGCGGTCGCCTTTGCCCAAACCTTGTCGAACTCCACTTTTGATATGGTTTCTGGCTCGAACTCGATCGCGCGTTGCGGCAGCGTCGCCAGCGCGGTTGCGGCTCTCACAGGTTGGATGGATTCTCGCTTGCTGCATTCTCATAAAAGTTCTTGAAGGCAGCAACAGATCGAGGACACGCCCTGACGAGCCGCTCGAAGTGAGACGCTGCAGGAAGCGCCTCCTTTGCGGCTAGTCGTCCAGTTGAGCAGCCATCTCTAGCAGTACAGCCGCCAACTGCTTTGCCATCGTTTTCGTGAGTTCGACCGGGTCGCTCCCTTCAGCGGCTTTCAAGTAGATGCCTTCTTCCGGCTCAACCCAAACGCGGACGTCGCCATCAAGCAATTTGAAGACAGATGGATTGTGGCTTGCTTTGTTACCCATGGTTACTCTCCCTCTGTTGGAATGTGTCTGTCGCCATTCACCTCAATCCAATTTCCGCGGGAACGGAGGAAACGTCTCGAAATCCGGTTGATGGTCCGCCGACGCCGGAGAAGTCAGGCATGATGAACGACCATCAGGAATTTCCCAGCCGTTTCGGGTCCGAGACATACCAATGACCGTCTCGCCAAATTAGATCCAGGTCATCGGCGTAAGCCGTGTGGACCCCCAGCGAGTCCTCTCCGTCCATGAACTCGACCTCATAGGCGGGCGGGTCGGCCGCATGCACGATCAGGACGGTTCCCGTGGTGCCCACCGGGAGCGGAATCTCCGGCGTCGTTCGTTTCAGTCTAATGACGTCATATTCCTTTAGCATTGATCTAACTCCTTGGCAGCGCTGTGACGAGTCGTGGCACGCCATCCGGCCAGATGATCCAAGTCGTGCGAATCGGGATCGTGCGGCCGTTGGCTCCAGTCACGTTGATGATCTGATCGAATTTCGTTCCGTGTTGTGTGACATTGGTTTGGACCGCCTGAGATTCATCGAACACCAATTGTTTTGCAAGATCTGCAGCATTTTCCCGGT
This genomic interval from Bradyrhizobium sp. NP1 contains the following:
- a CDS encoding DUF4926 domain-containing protein, with product MACHDSSQRCQGVRSMLKEYDVIRLKRTTPEIPLPVGTTGTVLIVHAADPPAYEVEFMDGEDSLGVHTAYADDLDLIWRDGHWYVSDPKRLGNS